A genome region from Candidatus Eisenbacteria bacterium includes the following:
- a CDS encoding class I SAM-dependent methyltransferase, with translation MADESMVRNLAAQALAIWPQESELLRRYGLADDIRILDAGCGTGEISRRLAEFFPGSSVLGVDILDHHLELARERYARYAPRLSFEHRSVFDLGLPAASFDLTVCRHVVQAIPHPERVFAELARVTRSGGRLHLIAEDYDMLHFRRGEPDPRDFWHEVPARMSASEATNAFIGRDTPPMLARLGLLDVRVDYVTVDTLRVPRETFAAILEAWRDGYAKLAAELMGWPTGRARGYFEAMIANIRDPDGYAVWHVPVVSARVP, from the coding sequence ATGGCCGACGAATCCATGGTCCGCAACCTGGCCGCCCAGGCGCTGGCGATCTGGCCGCAGGAATCCGAGCTGCTGCGGCGCTACGGCCTCGCGGACGACATCCGCATCCTCGACGCGGGCTGCGGCACGGGCGAGATCTCGCGCCGGCTGGCGGAGTTCTTCCCCGGATCGAGCGTGCTGGGCGTGGACATTCTCGATCACCACCTCGAGCTCGCGCGCGAGCGCTACGCGCGGTACGCGCCGCGGCTTTCGTTCGAGCACCGCAGCGTCTTCGACCTCGGCCTGCCGGCGGCGTCGTTCGACCTGACCGTCTGCCGGCACGTGGTGCAGGCCATTCCGCATCCGGAACGCGTCTTCGCCGAGCTCGCGCGCGTGACCCGGTCCGGCGGCCGGCTGCACCTGATCGCCGAGGACTACGACATGCTGCATTTCCGCAGGGGCGAGCCGGACCCGCGCGACTTCTGGCACGAGGTGCCGGCGCGCATGAGCGCAAGCGAAGCGACCAACGCCTTCATCGGCCGCGACACGCCGCCGATGCTCGCGCGCCTCGGGCTGCTCGACGTGCGCGTGGACTACGTGACGGTGGACACGCTGCGGGTGCCGCGCGAGACGTTCGCCGCGATCCTCGAAGCGTGGCGGGACGGTTACGCGAAGCTGGCCGCCGAGCTCATGGGCTGGCCGACCGGGCGGGCGCGCGGCTACTTCGAGGCGATGATCGCGAACATCCGCGACCCGGACGGCTACGCGGTCTGGCACGTGCCGGTGGTGAGCGCGCGGGTGCCGTGA
- a CDS encoding GlsB/YeaQ/YmgE family stress response membrane protein, with amino-acid sequence MVFNLIGAFLVGLIARALFPGRDKVGWFMTLAIGFVGGLLGKLVFWLLRWPTKFPMGFVASVAGAFVLLLFWHLRVAGRKQPAAS; translated from the coding sequence ATCGTGTTCAACCTGATCGGGGCGTTCCTCGTCGGGCTGATCGCCCGGGCGCTGTTTCCGGGCAGGGACAAGGTCGGCTGGTTCATGACGCTGGCGATCGGCTTCGTGGGCGGGCTGCTCGGCAAGCTGGTCTTCTGGCTGCTGCGCTGGCCGACGAAGTTCCCGATGGGTTTCGTCGCGTCGGTGGCCGGAGCGTTCGTGCTGCTGCTGTTCTGGCACCTGCGCGTGGCCGGCAGGAAGCAGCCGGCGGCGAGCTAG
- a CDS encoding SemiSWEET family sugar transporter codes for MAGRLSRAAPLDNPPVVRGDGGRSSTEGTAIVRRPHHPGSSHPENPLTEAIGYLAAACTTFALLPQAVHVWRKRSVGDVSLSMYVILVSGVVAWVVYGTLIHSLPLILANSVSFLFAGSVLAGKLVFMKRGAKA; via the coding sequence ATGGCCGGAAGGCTAAGCCGTGCGGCGCCGCTCGACAACCCGCCCGTCGTCAGGGGGGACGGGGGCCGCTCGAGCACCGAAGGAACGGCTATAGTGCGCCGTCCGCACCACCCTGGTTCCAGCCATCCGGAGAACCCGTTGACCGAAGCCATCGGCTACCTCGCGGCCGCGTGCACGACCTTCGCCCTGCTGCCCCAGGCCGTTCACGTCTGGCGAAAGCGTTCGGTGGGGGACGTCTCGCTGTCCATGTACGTGATCCTGGTGAGCGGTGTCGTCGCCTGGGTCGTGTACGGAACGCTGATCCACTCGCTGCCGCTCATCCTCGCGAACAGCGTCAGCTTCCTGTTCGCGGGCTCGGTCCTGGCGGGCAAGCTGGTGTTCATGAAGCGGGGCGCGAAGGCCTGA
- a CDS encoding DUF2723 domain-containing protein, with the protein MVRPIPRPRASEPAARVPPVAHVAAWPSLVVGAAALACYLAWCPRVTGDKDSPEFTLVLASLGVAHPTGYPLYTLLGHLFVSVLHAWGASWAYAANAWSALGGALAVGLLHALATRLLAGAGVRPRFSALLVLPAVAVFAVDPVWTYEATLAEVNSWHLAWAAGAALCAAALLQAPAPRGRALLWRAALWGLLVGVGLAHHRTSVWISGPFTLALLAHARPRNAAPWLAACAGALAPLLSYGYIFWRASHPAAVQWPSLVPGAIGLHLSGAGYAHYLGHFAPSDVQRRLLVEGVFPWLAPALLAACVWPFLRGGARVLRLALAAAVLVQTAYAFFYGVPDPSSYFLVPLALGLSLVPATLAALPRARRFGAPLAIAAALVVAVAGRTWPRVAAERVSVFAKFDALTRSMWTGIPRERGFVIWEDDMSYRLVAYQLLDGLKPGLVVVNPVTFKNPLARRTFAARHGFDPAGDLPPAAAYTEGEGPELDPLREAVVDRLARTGEPVLVFLPQVPSVRLLREGGSVAGARDAAGDLPRPEPRPGEN; encoded by the coding sequence GTGGTCCGTCCGATACCGCGCCCTCGCGCGTCCGAGCCCGCCGCACGCGTTCCACCCGTCGCTCACGTCGCCGCATGGCCGTCGCTGGTCGTGGGGGCGGCGGCGCTGGCGTGCTACCTCGCATGGTGCCCGCGTGTCACCGGCGACAAGGACAGTCCCGAGTTCACGCTCGTCCTGGCGTCGCTGGGCGTCGCCCATCCGACCGGCTATCCGCTCTACACGCTGCTCGGCCACCTGTTCGTGAGCGTGCTGCACGCATGGGGCGCGAGCTGGGCGTACGCCGCCAACGCCTGGAGCGCGCTCGGCGGGGCGCTCGCGGTCGGGCTGCTGCACGCGCTGGCGACGCGGCTGCTCGCGGGCGCCGGGGTTCGCCCGCGCTTCTCGGCGCTCCTCGTGCTGCCCGCGGTGGCGGTGTTCGCGGTCGATCCCGTCTGGACCTACGAAGCGACGCTGGCCGAGGTCAACAGCTGGCACCTCGCCTGGGCGGCGGGCGCGGCGCTGTGCGCGGCGGCGCTGCTCCAGGCGCCAGCGCCTCGTGGCCGTGCGCTGCTCTGGCGGGCCGCGCTCTGGGGCCTGCTCGTCGGCGTGGGGCTCGCGCATCACCGCACCAGCGTCTGGATTTCGGGGCCGTTCACGCTGGCGCTGCTGGCGCATGCCCGCCCGCGCAACGCCGCGCCGTGGCTCGCGGCGTGCGCGGGCGCGCTCGCGCCGCTGCTGTCGTACGGGTACATCTTCTGGCGGGCCTCGCACCCGGCGGCGGTGCAGTGGCCCTCGCTCGTTCCGGGCGCGATCGGCCTGCACCTGAGCGGCGCGGGCTACGCGCACTACCTTGGCCACTTCGCGCCGTCCGACGTCCAGCGCAGGCTGCTGGTCGAGGGCGTCTTCCCGTGGCTCGCGCCCGCGCTGCTCGCGGCGTGCGTCTGGCCATTCCTGCGCGGCGGCGCGCGGGTCCTGCGCCTGGCGCTGGCGGCCGCGGTGCTCGTGCAGACGGCCTACGCGTTCTTCTACGGCGTGCCGGACCCCTCGAGCTATTTTCTCGTCCCGCTCGCGCTCGGGCTCTCGCTCGTGCCGGCGACGCTCGCGGCGCTGCCGCGCGCGCGGCGCTTCGGCGCGCCGCTCGCGATCGCGGCCGCGCTGGTCGTGGCGGTCGCGGGCCGGACGTGGCCGCGGGTGGCGGCCGAACGCGTGTCGGTGTTCGCGAAGTTCGACGCGCTCACGCGGTCCATGTGGACCGGGATCCCGCGCGAGCGCGGCTTCGTGATCTGGGAGGACGACATGTCCTACCGGCTGGTGGCCTACCAGCTCCTCGACGGCCTCAAGCCCGGCCTCGTGGTCGTGAATCCGGTGACGTTCAAGAATCCGCTCGCGCGACGGACGTTCGCGGCCCGGCACGGCTTCGACCCCGCCGGAGACCTGCCGCCGGCGGCCGCCTACACCGAGGGCGAAGGTCCGGAGCTCGACCCGCTGCGTGAGGCGGTCGTGGATCGTCTCGCGCGGACGGGTGAGCCGGTGCTGGTCTTCCTGCCGCAGGTGCCGTCGGTGCGGCTGTTGCGCGAGGGCGGATCGGTGGCGGGCGCGCGCGACGCGGCGGGCGATCTCCCGCGTCCCGAGCCCCGGCCGGGCGAAAACTGA
- a CDS encoding aspartate aminotransferase family protein has protein sequence MTQLDTNTSPYLADAYANDRAHVFHSWSAQGLLQPTVIAGAKGSRMWDEKGRTWLDFASQLVNVNIGHQHPRLVAAIQEQAGRLCTIAPGFANDMRSEAARLIAELAPGDLDMVFFTNGGTDAVENAVRLARGHTGRYKVLSAYRSYHGATGTSIALTGDPRRWGNEPGVPGMVKFWGPYPYRSAFHSTSEAEECERALQHLSDVLMVEGPHTVAAILLETVVGTNGILVPPDGYLAGVRALCDRHGIMMISDEVMAGFGRCGEWFGVNKWNVTPDLITFAKGSNSGYIPVGGVIISRKVAETYRERVFPGGLTYSGHPLACASIVASIGIFKDERIVEHARHLGTDVIGPELRRIAAKHPSVGEVRGLGVFWCIELVRDRKTREPLVPFNASGADAKPMAELMAACKANGVWPFVHFNRLQVAPPCTIPDDDAREGLAAIDKALEVADRFCKG, from the coding sequence ATGACCCAACTCGACACGAACACCTCGCCCTATCTGGCCGACGCCTACGCCAACGACCGCGCGCACGTCTTTCACTCCTGGTCCGCCCAGGGTCTGCTCCAGCCCACCGTCATCGCCGGCGCGAAGGGTTCGCGCATGTGGGACGAAAAGGGGCGCACCTGGCTCGACTTCGCGAGCCAGCTCGTCAACGTCAACATCGGACACCAGCACCCCAGGCTCGTCGCCGCCATCCAGGAGCAGGCCGGGCGCCTGTGCACGATCGCTCCCGGCTTCGCGAACGACATGCGCAGCGAGGCCGCGCGGCTGATCGCCGAGCTCGCGCCCGGCGACCTCGACATGGTGTTCTTCACCAACGGCGGCACCGACGCGGTCGAGAACGCCGTCCGCCTCGCCCGCGGTCACACCGGCCGTTACAAGGTGCTCTCGGCCTACCGCAGCTATCACGGCGCCACCGGCACCTCGATCGCGCTGACCGGCGACCCGCGCCGATGGGGCAACGAACCCGGCGTGCCCGGCATGGTGAAGTTCTGGGGCCCGTACCCGTACCGCTCGGCGTTTCACTCGACCAGCGAAGCCGAGGAGTGCGAGCGCGCGCTCCAGCACCTTTCCGACGTGCTCATGGTCGAAGGGCCGCACACGGTCGCGGCCATCCTGCTCGAGACCGTCGTCGGCACCAACGGCATCCTCGTGCCGCCCGACGGCTACCTCGCCGGCGTGCGGGCGCTGTGCGACCGGCACGGCATCATGATGATCAGCGACGAGGTCATGGCCGGTTTCGGCCGCTGCGGCGAATGGTTCGGGGTCAACAAGTGGAATGTGACGCCCGACCTGATCACCTTCGCCAAGGGCTCCAACTCGGGCTACATCCCGGTGGGCGGCGTGATCATCAGCCGCAAGGTCGCCGAGACCTACCGCGAGCGGGTCTTCCCCGGCGGCCTCACCTATTCGGGGCATCCGCTGGCCTGCGCGTCCATCGTCGCCAGCATCGGCATCTTCAAGGACGAGCGCATCGTCGAGCACGCCCGGCACCTGGGCACCGACGTGATCGGCCCCGAACTGCGCAGGATCGCCGCGAAACACCCCAGCGTCGGCGAGGTGCGCGGGCTCGGCGTCTTCTGGTGCATCGAGCTCGTCAGGGACCGCAAGACCCGCGAGCCGCTGGTTCCGTTCAACGCTTCGGGCGCGGACGCGAAGCCGATGGCCGAGCTGATGGCCGCGTGCAAGGCCAACGGCGTGTGGCCCTTCGTGCACTTCAACCGACTGCAGGTCGCGCCCCCGTGCACGATCCCGGACGACGACGCCCGCGAGGGCCTCGCCGCGATCGACAAGGCGCTCGAAGTGGCGGACCGCTTCTGCAAGGGCTGA
- a CDS encoding signal peptide prediction has product MIRLLAFAWAGPGSLVGLALCLMARAGGGPARRHAGTLEACGGWLGRFMARTGGPGRSLRAVTFGHVILARDEASLEEFREHERVHVRQWERWGPLFPFAYLAASLWAWLRGRDPYRGNRFEREAWGDREPRPRRGRPRRMSNRRRPNLR; this is encoded by the coding sequence GATCCGACTGCTCGCATTCGCCTGGGCGGGCCCGGGCTCGCTCGTCGGGCTGGCGCTGTGCCTGATGGCCCGAGCGGGCGGCGGGCCGGCACGACGGCACGCGGGCACGCTCGAGGCCTGTGGCGGCTGGCTCGGGCGGTTCATGGCGCGCACGGGCGGCCCCGGGCGCAGCCTGCGCGCGGTGACCTTCGGGCACGTGATCCTCGCGCGCGACGAGGCGAGCCTCGAGGAGTTCCGCGAGCACGAGCGCGTCCACGTCCGGCAGTGGGAGCGCTGGGGCCCGCTGTTTCCGTTCGCGTACCTCGCGGCGTCGCTGTGGGCGTGGCTGCGCGGCCGCGATCCGTACCGCGGGAACCGCTTCGAGCGCGAGGCCTGGGGCGATCGGGAGCCGCGCCCGCGCCGGGGGCGTCCGCGGCGCATGTCGAACCGCCGGCGCCCGAACCTTCGCTAG